Within the Clostridium scatologenes genome, the region TCTCCTGCTCTTGCAGCTTCAATACTAGCATTTAATGCTAATAAATTTGTTTGTTCTGCTATATCTTTAATATTATTTATTATACCAACTATTTCTTGAGAATTACTATTTAGCACTCCTGCTTCTCTTATTAATTCTTCATTAACTTGGAATCCTTCTTCAAGATTGTTTTTTAAGTTACCAACTAATTTCATACTATTTTCTATAACTTTATTAGCTTCACTTGAAGTTTCTTCCATACTCTTAGCACTTTTTAATGTATTATCTACCAATTCTCCAAGATTTTCAGAACTTGTTAAACTTTCTTGCAAATGGTCAGCTTGACTTGCAGCTCCTTGTGTTATTTGGCTTATAGATCCAGAAACTTCTTCTGCTGATGAGCTAACCTCCTGAGTAACTGAAGCAAAATGCTTTGCAGATTCATTTAGCTTTTGAGAAACCTCTATAGTTTTATCTGTAATAGCTACAATTTCTGTTTTCATAATATTAATTTCTTCTTTTATCATTGATACTTCTTTTAATTCATTATCCTTACATTCTATTTCTACACTTAAATCTCCTTTACCTATTCTCTTAAGAATTTCCATAATTTCGTAAATGGAATTTATTATATATTTTGATATTAATATTGAAATTATAATACCTAAAACTGCACATATCAAACCTACTATAATATTAGGTATAATTAAAGATTTAATTTTGCCACTTAACTCTTGATTAGGCACAAAAGTAATTGTTAACCATCCAGTTTCAGTATTCTGGGATTTTAATGTTAAGTATTTTTGTCCATCTATATTTACTATATTACTGTTATCTTTTGATTTAATTATTTCATCAAGCCATTTTAAATCCTTACTTTTTTTGCTTACAAGTTTCTTATCCTTATGTGCAATAATAGTACCTGTTTGATCTACAACAGCAGCATATCCACTACTTCCTATTTTTATATCAGAAATTTCCTTAGTTATTGTATCTAATGGTATATCTTGTCCTATTACTCCTAAAGTTTCTTTGGTATTAGGATCTTTAACAGTTTTTGCAAAAGTAACTACATAAGTCCCTGGTTTAACTACATCCTCATAAGGATCAGTCAAAACTACTTTTCCATCATCTTGTACTGCTTTTGTATACCATGGTCTGATTGTTGGATCATAGCCTGCTGGTGTTCCTGAAGTTGCATGATGAGTCTTTGAAGCCTCTCCATAGTAAATTACCCTTACTTCTTTATGATATTTTATATAATCGTTAAAGGTTTTCATCATAGATGCTTCTAATTCCGGCTTTTGTTTTAATTTTACTACATCATCATTTTCAGAAAGCATATCAATAGTCTTTTTATTATTATTATACATATCTGCTATTATATTAGATATTTTGCCATTACTTGCACTCATTAAATCATAAAAATTCCTTGTTTGATTGTCTTTAACCTTAATTCCATTAAAAGTGGAAATTACAAATATAGGAATTATCACGAATAATGGTATAAACGTCATAAGCAATTTTTTAACACTTAATTTAATCTTACTTTTCATACCCTGTCCCATCCATTCATAATTAAAATTGATATTGATCAATACTATACCATAATATCACAATTTGTCATATCTTCCAATAATAATATTCAATCCCTTAAAGTAGCTTTTATTCTAGTCTTTTTCATTATCATATTGAATACATCTTTTATATTTTTTACAGTTATATTGGAATTCACTATGGCTTCTGAAGCACATCCTTCTTCCTCAATGACTGCTATAGATAAAGCTGATACTTTAAACATTTCCACATCATTAAGTCCATTACCTACAGTCATAGTAAATTTTGCTCCTATTTTTTCCACAAACTGTTTTTTATAAAAAGTTGCATTACCTTTTGAAAAAGTTTCTACCATAACTGGTAATCCTTCGCATTGACTTCTTACATTTCCATAGGTATCTGCTGTTATTATGTATATATTTAAATATTCACTTAGTTCTTTAATCATTTCTTTAATTTTTACATTCATTACCCCATCCACTGCTACAGTACCATTATAATCAAAGACAACATTTTCTATTTTTAAATCTTCTCTTCCGGGTACATCTATTTCTATCATCTGTATTTCTCCTCTCAAAATTTTTAAATTTTACTAATAAATTTATCCAATT harbors:
- a CDS encoding HAD family hydrolase is translated as MIEIDVPGREDLKIENVVFDYNGTVAVDGVMNVKIKEMIKELSEYLNIYIITADTYGNVRSQCEGLPVMVETFSKGNATFYKKQFVEKIGAKFTMTVGNGLNDVEMFKVSALSIAVIEEEGCASEAIVNSNITVKNIKDVFNMIMKKTRIKATLRD
- a CDS encoding methyl-accepting chemotaxis protein, with protein sequence MKSKIKLSVKKLLMTFIPLFVIIPIFVISTFNGIKVKDNQTRNFYDLMSASNGKISNIIADMYNNNKKTIDMLSENDDVVKLKQKPELEASMMKTFNDYIKYHKEVRVIYYGEASKTHHATSGTPAGYDPTIRPWYTKAVQDDGKVVLTDPYEDVVKPGTYVVTFAKTVKDPNTKETLGVIGQDIPLDTITKEISDIKIGSSGYAAVVDQTGTIIAHKDKKLVSKKSKDLKWLDEIIKSKDNSNIVNIDGQKYLTLKSQNTETGWLTITFVPNQELSGKIKSLIIPNIIVGLICAVLGIIISILISKYIINSIYEIMEILKRIGKGDLSVEIECKDNELKEVSMIKEEINIMKTEIVAITDKTIEVSQKLNESAKHFASVTQEVSSSAEEVSGSISQITQGAASQADHLQESLTSSENLGELVDNTLKSAKSMEETSSEANKVIENSMKLVGNLKNNLEEGFQVNEELIREAGVLNSNSQEIVGIINNIKDIAEQTNLLALNASIEAARAGEYGKGFVVVAEEVRNLAEQSNIFAGEIEIVIDKMKNSVGMVTEKIENTKETNMNTKGNMVTVDNGFVQVEKNIDELKNHINIVVEALKNINENKKVVITKIEEVAAISEEATAATEEVNAASEEQAANLQDISNSTEDLLLLSEELKKSISFFSCDKSV